One Streptomyces sp. NBC_01142 genomic region harbors:
- a CDS encoding DUF3085 domain-containing protein, whose protein sequence is MTKHAPTADNTPAVSAIPDSVEAPMDHPEQVRQLLALPAEQRPDWLSKYLGDMTIPPISDTSTNPLLDVVIANTAYGQKNCTLVFPLAKVLATAEHAAAADEHKRGYEETEAAPRLWWVKDDGTYLMSNGQDPTDTRDDDGRLPTVVHAEGWGPGTDARSVLGGDDFRESIDLTTPLADDNSTLLDMLRKAAADGATRFKLKAAFDDHYMNLTYITE, encoded by the coding sequence ATGACCAAGCACGCCCCCACCGCCGACAACACCCCCGCTGTCTCCGCCATCCCCGACAGCGTCGAGGCCCCCATGGACCACCCCGAGCAGGTCCGGCAGCTGCTCGCCCTGCCCGCCGAGCAGCGCCCCGACTGGCTCAGCAAGTACCTCGGCGACATGACCATCCCGCCGATCTCCGACACCAGCACCAACCCGCTGCTGGACGTCGTCATCGCCAACACCGCCTATGGGCAGAAGAACTGCACCCTCGTCTTCCCCCTCGCCAAGGTCCTCGCCACCGCCGAGCACGCGGCCGCCGCCGACGAGCACAAGCGCGGTTACGAAGAAACCGAAGCCGCGCCCCGCCTGTGGTGGGTCAAGGACGACGGCACCTACCTCATGAGCAACGGCCAGGACCCCACCGACACCCGCGACGACGACGGCCGCCTGCCCACCGTCGTCCACGCCGAAGGCTGGGGACCGGGCACCGACGCCCGCTCCGTCCTCGGCGGTGACGACTTCCGCGAATCCATCGACCTGACCACCCCCCTCGCCGACGACAACAGCACCTTGCTCGACATGCTCCGCAAAGCCGCCGCCGACGGCGCCACCCGCTTCAAGCTGAAGGCCGCTTTCGACGACCACTACATGAACCTGACCTACATCACCGAGTAA